DNA sequence from the Acidobacteriota bacterium genome:
TCACCGTCGGGCGTCACCAGTACGACGGACGTTCCGGTCACGCCGTCGATCCGGGCAAGCCGGTTCCGGACCCGGCTCGCCTCGAGCCCCCGCTCGAACAGTCGGCCGACGTCGTCGTCGGCGACGGCCGAGCTGTAGCTGGCGTCGACTCCGAGCAGGGAGGCGGCGCGCAGCACGTTGGCGCAGGAGCCGCCGGCTTCGATCTCGGGCTGCAGGACTTCGCCGTCGCGGTTCAGGACGTGGTCGAGAATCGCCTCCTGCTCCACGGCCGAGACGAGCTTCATGATCCCCTTGTCGAGGCCCATTTCGTCCAGGTGCCGGTCTTCGACCCGCACCAGGAGATCGAGGATCGCGTTCTCGATCCCGGTGATCTCGAGGTCAACGGCAGCGGTGCGCGGCGTTCTCGCCACCGCGGGTCAGGCGTCTCCCCAGCGGTCCTTGACGGCGGCGCGGTCGATTTCGCCCTTGCCGGTGCGGGGTAGCTTGTCGGTGAAGATCACATCGCGCGGGCGCTTGAACCGGGCGATGCGCGAACCGACGTGCTCGCGGACCGCTTCCTGGTCCAGGCCGGCTTCCGGATCGGCCTCGACGACGGCCCGGATCGCCTCGCCCCAGCGGTCGTCGCTGACTCCGAACACGCAGGCGGAATGGACGGCGTCGATCTCAAGGATCGCGGCTTCGACCTCGGCCGGATAGACGTTCTCGCCGCCGGGCTTGATCAGCTCCTTCTCCGGCTTGCGGGCGACGTAGAACAGGTTGCCTTCCTCGTCGAAGCGTCCGATGTCGCCGGTGTGGTGCCAGCCGCCCCGGAAGGTGTGCGCCGTGACGTCGGGCTGCCCGTCGTAACCCAGAAACACGAGCGGTCCGCGGACGACGATCTCGCCGTCCTCGCCGGCAGGCACCTCGCGGTCGTCGTCGTCGACCAGGCGTACGCTGCAGAGTTCCGCCGCCTTGCCGGCGCAGCCGAGACGCTCGCGGGCGTTCTGGATCGTGACGAAACCGCTCGTCTCGCACTGTCCGAAGCCGGCCCAGAAGGTGGCGTCCGTCTCATCATGCAGCCGCTGCATCGTGTCGGGCGAGTCGAGGCCGGTGACGTGGCGGAGGCTGGCAAGACGGCTGCCGGCATCGGCGGCCGCGTCCAGCAGGGTGGTGAGCACCGGTGGGAAATCGCTGATCATCGTGATCGCGTAGCGGTCGATCAGCTCGACGGCCTGGACCGGGTCGTACTTCGCGGTGACCACGTTCGCGCCGCCCGCGTGGAAGACGCTCAGCAGGTGGCCGAGCGCCGCGATGTGGAAGA
Encoded proteins:
- a CDS encoding AMP-binding protein, with amino-acid sequence MSHVQNFTLYDVLVRNATAFGDRLALVTEDGEERSFAELRERVDALAAGLDGLGLEVSDRLAVLAQNSAAYVELYLACARQGIVVYPINWRLQPGEIEMLVRERAQPQAFVTGSDFLDAVPGGPGDDAIPHWFQFGDDPAEGYASLDSLYAGAGAANDLPRPDVSAGEPFAVIATAAVDVIPRGALLSHSNLVWANLQEIASLGLDGSDRNLVALPLFHIAALGHLLSVFHAGGANVVTAKYDPVQAVELIDRYAITMISDFPPVLTTLLDAAADAGSRLASLRHVTGLDSPDTMQRLHDETDATFWAGFGQCETSGFVTIQNARERLGCAGKAAELCSVRLVDDDDREVPAGEDGEIVVRGPLVFLGYDGQPDVTAHTFRGGWHHTGDIGRFDEEGNLFYVARKPEKELIKPGGENVYPAEVEAAILEIDAVHSACVFGVSDDRWGEAIRAVVEADPEAGLDQEAVREHVGSRIARFKRPRDVIFTDKLPRTGKGEIDRAAVKDRWGDA